A stretch of DNA from Asticcacaulis sp.:
CGCTGCGGCGCTGAAGGATGCTTCTGCGGAAGAGCTCGTAATCCTGAACAAGGCCCGTTTGTACGACGAGATGATGGCCAAGGCTGCGGCCAAACCCATTCCCGCTCCCGTACCCAAACCACAGCCCGCAAAGATCGCGCCACAAGGCAGCGGTCGTCCGGCGAGCAGTTCAACCCAACGAGCGGTCCAAGAGACCCGCAATCGGCTCGCGCAAACGCGCTCCATTGATGACGCAGCGGAGTTGATTGCCAAATTAGGATTCTAGTCTAATGGCATTCCCCACTAATACCTTCGCCACCTATGAGGCGGTTGGCAACCGCGAAGACCTGGCCAATGTGATCTATAAGATCGCCACGACCATGCGCCCGTTTCAGGAAAACATCAAAAAGGGTACCTGTAAGGCCACTTTCACCGAATGGCAGACTTCGACTCTGCGCACGCCCGTTGCCACGAACAAGAACGTTCAGGGTGACGACACGACCGCCACGGCCGCTATCACGACCCTGCGTCGTGGCAACCGCACGCAAATCTTCAAAGAAGCCGCGTCGGTCACTCGCACTCAGCAAGTCGTGGATTCTGCCGGCCGTCCGAATGAAATGTCATTCCAGGTGCTCTACAAGGGCGAAAACCTGCTGAACGATATGGAAATGTCCTTGCTGGCCAATCTCGCGGCCATCACGGGCGATGACACGACGGCGCCGCAACTTGCCGGTGCACTGGCGTGGATGTCCTCAAACGTCTCGCGCGGCGCGGGCGGTTCGTCCGGCTCCTACTCCGGGGGTCAGGGCGCGGCTACCAACGGCACGCAACGTGCTTTTACCGAAAGCCTGCTCAAGACTGTTCTAGCCTCGGCTTTCACCAATGGTGCGTCGGGTCCGAAACTGGCCCTAATGAGCGCCACGCAAAAGGGCGTCTTCTCTGGCTTCACTGGCATTGCCGATATCCGCAAGGATGCAGGCGGCGGTCAGGCTACCATCGTCGGCGCGGCTGATACCTACATCGGTGACTTCGGTCAAATCACGACGGTTCCGGTTCAGTTCGGCCTGACCCGTGACGTGCTGATCATCGACCCGTCGTATTGGGAACTGGCCTACCTGTCGCCGCTCGATACGTCACCGCTGGCCAAGACCGGTGACTCCGACCGCAAGCAACTGGTGGCAGAAGCCACGCTGATCTCGCGCAACGAGAAGGCCTCGGCCCTTATTGCTGACCTTTCCTAACCGCTCTGAGTGAGCAAACACCTTTGAGGCGGCTCCTGCGGGGGTCGCCTTTTTTCATGGAGAATTAGATGCCCGTCTTTAAAAAAGAGATCGAAACCGGCCCCCAAGAGGCTGAGCCTACTGTTCGCGTTCGCGTGACAAAGCAGGGCCACGGCAAGATCAGCACTGGCGTTCACAACGCAACTGACGGTGAGGAGTTCTTTGCCGAGGGCGAAGAGATTGACCTTCCCAAGAGCATCGCGGAGGCGCTCATGTCGGGAGAGCCGGAACACAATCACGCCGGCAGCTTCCGTCACTACGTCGATATCGCCAAGCCTGCGAAGGCCGCTTAACAATGGCTGAGGCCCATGAGTACGGATGGGTACGTTTCCCCGACCTGATAGGTGGAACGAAGCGGTGGGTGCGGTTTGAGCCTGATGGAACATGCCGTGTGAAGTACGAAACCGAAATGACGGATATCAAAGGCGCGTTGGATCATAACCACGAGGCCCGCGCGCATTCCGGCGGCAAGATGATGGGGGGCAACATGGTTCGCGCCATGTCGGTTCCCGAAGGCGTCCGCATCAAGTGGATGGTCGAAGAGGGCTGGGACTGCCAGAAGCCTGAGCATAACGACCGCCTAGTCAAGAAAATGAATGACCTGGATTACCAATACCTCCGCACAGGCGGGGGCGCGTAGCCCTGCAACAGGATGGCTCAATTCGATGACCATTGATTCATATGCCAAGGTTCAGGCGAGCATAGCCCTATGGCTGAACCGACCCGATCTTGGCGTATACATTCCCGACTTCATCGCGCTCGCTGAAAATCGTCTTAATCGTCTACTCTGCGATAATGTCAATCTGGTGAAAAAGACATCTATCACCCTGTCGAGTTCAGAGACGTGCCTGCCTGACGACTTCAACGGAATGGTGTCGCTGATCTACCCCGGCCCCTCCGGCGGCGCGCTACGTTACAAGCCCGCATCAGACTTCTTCGACCTGCGCACGACCGGTGGACCCTATCCGCAATATTTCACAATTAGCGCAGGCAACCTGTGTGTTTGGCCCGGACCAAGTGATGCCGCCACACTGACTATGCGCTACCGGACCAAGCTGGATGCGCTCAAATATGGCCCCAACTGGCTATTGGACAATCATCCGGATGCCTACGTGTTTGGCGCCCTGGTGGAGGCTTGCGGGTATGAGGAAGACCCGCGCGGCCCGCTTTGGCAGAACAAATTCAACACCATCATCGAAGAGATCAACGATCAAGCGCAGGACATCGCTTTCGGCGGGCCTCTGCAAGTCAAATCCTGCGGCGGCGAATAGGAACGTAAATGGCCATTAACAGCTACTCGACATTGCAGGATGCGATCTTGGCGTATATCGCGCGCCCCGATCTGACAGCCCGCGTCACCGACTTTATCACCCTGGCTGAGGGCACTCTGAGCGGCATTCTCCGCACCCGCCGCATGATCACAACGGATGAAGTTGTCGTTAACTCAGGGCAGGATAGAGCGGCGTTACCGGATGACCTGCTTTCCATCCTCTATATTTCCGCCCTGACAGACCGCACGAAGACCCTGACTGCGCAGCCGCCGGAATACATCGCCAAGGCCATGCGTCTCAGGCAGTCTACACCCGGTGAGCCCCTATATTACGCCGTACTAGGCTCTGACATGGCGGTCTGTCCCATCCCCTCGGCCTCAAAAACCTACCTGCTGTCCTACTACGCCAAGATACCGGCCCTGACCAATTCGGCCACCACAAACTGGCTTTTGCAGGATCACCCCGAACTGTACCTCTACACGGCACTGATGCACGCTGCGCCTTACATGGCCGATGATCAGCGCTCGCAGTTGTTTGAAAACAGCGTCGTCAAGATGGTGCAATTCCTCATCGACAACAACAAGCGGACCTCCCTTGAGGACGAAGCTTACAGCGAGTTCAAGGGCTAGTCATGGGTATTACACCGAATTATGGCTGGGATTATCCCGACAACGGCGGCGATACGGATAATTGGGGCGTATTGCTCACGACCCTTTTCGGTGAGCAGGATACTGACCTAAAGAACGTTTCTGACGTAGCGGATTCAGCTCAGGCAGATGCGACATCGGCTCTGGGGCTTGCGACCGTCGCCGCCCCGACAGGCGCGGTCATGGATTTCCTGCGCACGACTGCGCCGACCGGCTGGACCGTCCTGAATGGAACCATAGGCGATGCGTCATCTGGGGCAGATTACGCCAATGCAGCGGCTGAAACGCTTTTTACCCTGCTATGGGGACAGTTCGACGATACCCTGATGCCAATGCTGACATCGGCTGGAGGGGCGTCCTCGCGCGGCGCAGATGCGGCAACCGATTGGGCGGCTCACAAGCGCCTGACCATGACATTGCAGGCCGGCAAGTTCAGGCGCTCTTATCTGCCCGCTACAACCGGCGCCGTTGGCGCGACAGTGGCTCAGCAACTACCGGCACACACCCACGATATCCCGTTGCGGCAGACCAGTGGCGGCGGTAGTTTTGTAGCGGCATCGACGGGCGGTTCGTCTTTCACCGGCACCACAGCCTCGGCGGGCACGGGCACTGATCTTTACCCTGCTCATGGCGTCTACCTGACCTGCATTAAGCTGTAATGTATTATACGCTCGATATACCGCCGGGCGTGGTTCGGACCGGCACGGAATATAAGGCAAAGGGCAGGTTCTACAGCACTGCTCTTATGCGCTGGTACTCTGGATGGTTCGGCCCTATTGGCGGTTGGTCTGCGCATTCTACAAGCGCGGTAACGGGCTATGGCAGGGCCATCATTGCTTGGCGCGACGATGCCAAGTCGCCACACGCCGCGATAGGGACTGAGCAAAAGCTTTACGTCATGAGCCGATCTGGCGCGCTCAC
This window harbors:
- a CDS encoding DUF5309 domain-containing protein; this encodes MAFPTNTFATYEAVGNREDLANVIYKIATTMRPFQENIKKGTCKATFTEWQTSTLRTPVATNKNVQGDDTTATAAITTLRRGNRTQIFKEAASVTRTQQVVDSAGRPNEMSFQVLYKGENLLNDMEMSLLANLAAITGDDTTAPQLAGALAWMSSNVSRGAGGSSGSYSGGQGAATNGTQRAFTESLLKTVLASAFTNGASGPKLALMSATQKGVFSGFTGIADIRKDAGGGQATIVGAADTYIGDFGQITTVPVQFGLTRDVLIIDPSYWELAYLSPLDTSPLAKTGDSDRKQLVAEATLISRNEKASALIADLS